From a region of the Chitinophaga caseinilytica genome:
- a CDS encoding SusC/RagA family TonB-linked outer membrane protein, protein MNTASTFSRRVGWMSVLLALVCSVAFSQSRTIRGKVTDARDNTPLPGVTVKIVNAAAGTVTGADGTYSISVPSASSRLEFSFIGYETLTLPAGASGTLDVGLPLSSKNLEDVVVVGYGTLKKKEITNAVTSLRPENFNAGVARSPLDLIQGKVPGLSITRANGTNPNGGATFQMRGITSLNGSQEPLIVIDGVPGGNLDLLQQEDIASVDVLRDGSAAAIYGTRGNGGVILITTKKGRGGAPQFNLATFVQRDYVAKKPRFLTADEFRKIAPNADEGGNTDVYDMLLNKDNLSQYYTLSATGGNEKSNYRAAVYYNKGEGIAKRNYRDQYGGRINVNQTGVNGRLVLQSNLSVNFNKADLLGGNNGDFEQAVQRNPTSPLMKDGKYVNPNGFNVYNPIARLEQELYYRDQQTLQGDAKLSFEVIKDLRASVFGGISRNTYNDRQFRTKDSKSSVDSYEGRGYAYKGNYMSLDKTLDVTLDYFKRIDKHQVTAVAGYSYFNSTYETFNMNNSGFLTDGFQDWNMGNGLFLREGKAGMGSYKAEHSLVAFFARANYSFNDKYFAQAIFRYEGSTRFGKDNKWAKFPSISAGWNLHEEDFIKSTGWVDQLKLRVGYGETGNSGFANYNSLTLMSTGGAYPLDGRYPETVGLSRNPNPRLGWETKAEWNFGLDFSLFDNRLGGSFDVYRRTTGALLGNYDVPLPSNVNDKMWYNLGSIRNKGFEIVLNAVPVQKKNFTYSTDITFNRQNNTMTKISGPGYRIEMLTFGGLPSPGNLGPAIRVVEGSALGNFYGKRFAGFTAEGDFLFYKKDGSTGKAGDIKEEDLSVIGNGVPKMMISWNNNFRYKNWDFTMFWRGKLGVDLLNLQDMYFGNRSWLPNNLLMVALTKHAQVKVPPQYSDYYLEPGGFVKLDNVTIGYKFPVKSGVIRQLRAYVSGRNLATITKYSGLDPELQDNGMTTGIDNRGFYPRTRSFTVGLNLGF, encoded by the coding sequence ATGAACACCGCATCCACGTTTTCCAGGCGTGTAGGCTGGATGAGCGTCTTGCTCGCGCTCGTCTGCTCCGTGGCTTTCTCCCAATCCCGTACCATCAGGGGGAAAGTGACAGACGCCAGGGACAACACGCCGCTTCCCGGCGTTACCGTGAAAATCGTCAACGCCGCCGCCGGAACGGTCACCGGCGCAGATGGCACCTATTCCATCTCCGTTCCCTCCGCCAGCTCGCGGCTGGAATTCAGCTTCATCGGCTACGAAACACTCACCCTCCCCGCCGGCGCCAGCGGCACCCTCGACGTGGGGCTCCCCCTTTCTTCCAAAAACCTGGAAGACGTAGTGGTAGTCGGATACGGCACCCTCAAGAAAAAGGAAATCACCAACGCCGTCACTTCCCTCAGACCCGAAAATTTTAACGCCGGCGTGGCCCGCAGCCCGCTCGATCTTATCCAGGGGAAAGTGCCCGGGCTTTCCATCACCCGCGCCAATGGCACCAACCCCAACGGTGGCGCCACTTTCCAGATGCGCGGCATCACCTCTCTCAATGGCTCGCAGGAACCCCTCATCGTTATCGACGGCGTCCCCGGTGGTAACCTCGACCTCCTCCAGCAGGAAGACATCGCCTCCGTAGACGTGCTCCGCGACGGCTCCGCCGCCGCTATCTACGGCACCCGCGGCAATGGCGGCGTGATCCTCATCACCACCAAAAAAGGCCGCGGCGGCGCTCCCCAGTTCAACCTGGCCACCTTCGTGCAGCGCGACTACGTAGCCAAAAAGCCCCGCTTCCTCACCGCCGACGAATTCCGCAAAATCGCGCCGAACGCCGACGAAGGCGGAAACACCGACGTGTACGACATGCTCCTCAACAAAGACAACCTTTCGCAGTATTACACACTCAGCGCCACCGGCGGCAATGAAAAGTCGAACTACCGCGCAGCCGTGTATTACAACAAAGGAGAAGGCATCGCCAAACGCAACTACCGCGACCAATACGGCGGCCGTATCAACGTCAACCAGACAGGCGTAAACGGCAGGCTCGTCCTGCAATCGAACCTTTCCGTGAACTTCAACAAAGCCGACCTCCTCGGCGGCAACAACGGCGACTTCGAACAGGCCGTGCAGCGCAATCCTACTTCCCCGCTCATGAAAGACGGCAAATACGTAAACCCGAACGGTTTCAACGTATACAACCCCATCGCGCGGCTGGAACAGGAACTGTATTACCGCGACCAGCAAACGCTGCAGGGCGATGCCAAACTGAGCTTCGAAGTGATCAAAGACCTCCGCGCCAGCGTGTTCGGCGGCATTTCCCGCAACACCTATAACGACCGGCAGTTCCGTACCAAAGACTCGAAGTCATCAGTAGACTCCTACGAAGGCCGCGGGTATGCTTATAAAGGCAATTACATGTCGCTGGACAAAACCCTGGACGTCACGCTCGACTACTTCAAGCGGATCGATAAGCACCAGGTGACGGCAGTAGCGGGTTACAGCTACTTCAACAGCACTTACGAAACGTTCAACATGAACAACTCCGGCTTCCTGACAGATGGTTTTCAGGACTGGAACATGGGCAACGGCCTCTTCCTCCGCGAAGGCAAGGCCGGAATGGGCAGCTATAAGGCAGAACATTCGCTGGTGGCGTTCTTTGCCCGCGCCAACTACTCTTTCAACGATAAATATTTTGCGCAGGCCATTTTCCGGTATGAAGGGTCTACCCGTTTCGGGAAAGACAACAAATGGGCGAAGTTCCCCTCCATTTCTGCCGGTTGGAACCTGCATGAGGAAGATTTTATTAAATCGACCGGATGGGTGGATCAGCTGAAACTGCGTGTGGGGTATGGTGAAACGGGCAACTCCGGTTTCGCCAACTACAATTCGCTGACGCTGATGAGCACCGGTGGCGCTTATCCGCTGGACGGGCGCTATCCCGAAACGGTGGGCCTTTCCCGCAATCCCAACCCGCGGCTGGGCTGGGAAACGAAGGCGGAATGGAACTTCGGCCTCGATTTCTCGCTCTTCGATAACAGGTTGGGCGGCTCGTTCGATGTGTACAGGAGAACGACGGGCGCGCTCCTCGGCAACTACGATGTGCCATTGCCTTCCAACGTGAACGATAAAATGTGGTATAACCTGGGCAGCATCCGGAACAAGGGTTTCGAGATCGTGCTGAACGCCGTTCCGGTGCAGAAAAAGAATTTCACTTACAGTACAGACATCACGTTCAACCGGCAGAACAACACCATGACCAAAATTTCGGGTCCCGGCTACCGGATCGAAATGCTGACTTTCGGGGGATTGCCGTCTCCGGGTAACCTCGGGCCTGCGATCCGCGTAGTGGAAGGCAGCGCACTGGGCAATTTCTACGGGAAACGTTTCGCCGGGTTCACCGCCGAAGGGGACTTCCTCTTCTACAAAAAAGACGGCTCCACCGGCAAGGCGGGCGATATCAAAGAAGAAGACCTTTCCGTGATCGGGAATGGTGTTCCGAAGATGATGATCTCCTGGAACAACAACTTCCGTTACAAGAACTGGGACTTCACCATGTTCTGGCGCGGAAAGCTGGGCGTGGATTTGCTGAACCTGCAAGACATGTATTTCGGCAATCGCAGCTGGCTGCCCAATAACCTGCTCATGGTGGCGCTGACGAAACATGCACAGGTGAAAGTGCCCCCGCAGTATTCCGATTATTACCTGGAACCGGGCGGGTTCGTGAAGCTCGACAACGTGACCATCGGCTACAAATTCCCCGTGAAATCCGGCGTGATCCGCCAACTCAGGGCATATGTTTCCGGCAGGAACCTGGCTACCATCACCAAATACTCCGGCCTCGACCCCGAGCTGCAAGACAACGGGATGACCACCGGTATCGACAACCGCGGGTTCTATCCGCGCACCCGTTCGTTCACCGTCGGCCTTAACCTGGGCTTTTAA
- a CDS encoding GH92 family glycosyl hydrolase, producing MRLFITSLALLAPALLFAQDPARYVRPIIGTAKMGHTYPGATVPFGMVQLSPDTDTIPYEMNGKYNPDVYRYCAGYQYQDPTITGFSHTHFSGTGHSDLGDFLIMPANGPVQLNPGTADHPENGYRSRFSHQNETAEPAYYKVLLDESRITAELTATNRTGMHRYTFASGDNPHIVLDLMANLYNYTNKNVWTFVRVENDTLVTGYRQTNGWARTRTLYFAMTFSKPIRRYGHQNLASDVYKGFWRKFNQTENFPEMAGRQIRAWFGFDAQPGEAVTVKMALSPVSTEGALNNLRAENPGWDFDAVRRQGRDAWNRELSKVKADMLKEDDLVNFYTALYHTYLGPTTYADADGTYRGIDQNNHRAEGWTNYSTFSLWDTYRALHPLFNILQPGRNADMVKSMLEHYNQSVHKMLPVWSHQGNENWCMIGYHSVSVIADAIMKGNIKGYDALQALEACAATARYKPYDGIGYYMELGYVPEDKNGSSVSKTLEYAYDDWCIAQVAKKLGRNDLYTEFSKRAENYRNVFDGTTGFMRPRLSNGTFRKDFDVLSTHGQGYIEGNAWNYSLYVPHAPATMIDMMGGKKQFTGHLDSLFTMHLPDAFFAETEDITREGIIGNYVHGNEPAHHAAYLYNWTDAPWKTQERVRMIIEKMYKPTPDGLGGNDDCGQMSAWYLFTALGFYPVCPGSTEYALGSPTVVSAEIKLENGRTFNVKTVNQGAKNVYVRKAELNGKVLNRFISHDDIMNGGTLVFHMSAKPAK from the coding sequence ATGCGTTTATTCATTACCAGCCTGGCGTTGCTGGCCCCTGCGCTCCTGTTTGCGCAGGACCCGGCCCGGTACGTCAGGCCCATTATCGGGACCGCCAAAATGGGGCACACTTACCCCGGCGCCACCGTCCCCTTCGGCATGGTGCAGCTCAGCCCGGACACAGACACCATCCCGTACGAAATGAACGGGAAATACAACCCGGACGTGTACCGTTACTGTGCGGGCTACCAGTACCAGGACCCTACCATCACCGGGTTTTCCCACACCCACTTCAGCGGCACCGGCCATTCCGACCTGGGCGATTTCCTCATCATGCCCGCCAACGGCCCCGTACAGCTCAATCCCGGAACGGCCGACCATCCGGAAAACGGTTACCGGTCGAGGTTCTCCCATCAAAACGAAACCGCTGAACCGGCTTATTACAAGGTGCTGCTCGACGAAAGCCGCATTACCGCCGAGCTCACCGCCACCAACCGCACCGGCATGCACCGGTACACCTTCGCCTCGGGCGATAACCCGCATATCGTGCTCGACCTCATGGCCAACCTCTACAACTACACAAACAAGAATGTGTGGACGTTCGTACGGGTGGAAAACGACACCCTCGTGACCGGTTACCGCCAAACCAACGGCTGGGCCCGTACGCGGACGCTCTACTTCGCCATGACCTTTTCCAAACCCATCCGCCGCTACGGCCATCAGAACCTGGCCAGCGACGTCTACAAAGGGTTCTGGCGCAAATTCAACCAGACGGAGAACTTCCCCGAAATGGCCGGCCGCCAGATCCGTGCCTGGTTCGGGTTCGACGCGCAACCCGGCGAAGCCGTGACCGTGAAAATGGCACTTTCGCCCGTGAGCACGGAAGGCGCGCTGAACAACCTCCGCGCGGAGAATCCCGGCTGGGACTTTGACGCCGTGCGCCGCCAGGGCCGCGACGCCTGGAACCGCGAGCTTTCCAAAGTGAAGGCGGATATGCTGAAGGAAGACGATCTCGTCAACTTTTACACGGCATTGTACCATACGTATCTCGGCCCAACCACTTACGCCGACGCAGACGGCACTTACCGCGGGATCGACCAGAACAACCATCGCGCGGAGGGCTGGACGAACTACAGTACTTTCTCGCTGTGGGACACCTATCGCGCCCTTCACCCCCTTTTCAACATCCTTCAACCCGGCCGGAATGCCGACATGGTGAAATCGATGCTGGAACATTATAACCAAAGCGTGCACAAAATGTTGCCCGTCTGGAGCCACCAGGGCAACGAAAACTGGTGCATGATCGGTTATCACAGCGTTTCGGTGATCGCAGATGCCATCATGAAAGGCAATATCAAAGGGTACGACGCCCTGCAGGCCCTCGAAGCCTGTGCCGCCACCGCCCGCTACAAACCTTACGACGGCATCGGTTATTATATGGAACTGGGATATGTGCCGGAGGATAAGAACGGCTCTTCCGTTTCCAAGACCCTCGAATATGCGTACGACGACTGGTGCATTGCGCAGGTCGCGAAAAAACTCGGCCGGAACGACCTTTACACGGAATTCTCCAAACGCGCGGAAAATTACCGCAACGTGTTCGACGGCACCACCGGCTTCATGCGCCCGCGCCTCAGCAACGGCACGTTCCGCAAGGATTTCGACGTACTGAGCACTCACGGGCAGGGCTATATCGAAGGGAACGCCTGGAACTACAGTCTGTATGTGCCCCATGCGCCTGCGACAATGATCGATATGATGGGCGGGAAGAAACAGTTTACCGGCCACCTCGACTCGCTGTTCACCATGCACCTGCCCGACGCGTTTTTCGCCGAAACGGAAGACATTACCCGCGAAGGCATTATCGGCAACTACGTTCACGGCAACGAGCCCGCACATCACGCGGCCTATCTGTACAACTGGACGGACGCGCCATGGAAAACGCAGGAACGCGTGCGGATGATCATCGAAAAAATGTACAAACCCACGCCAGACGGCCTTGGCGGCAACGACGACTGCGGGCAGATGAGCGCCTGGTACCTCTTCACCGCGCTGGGCTTCTACCCGGTTTGCCCCGGTTCCACGGAATACGCATTGGGCAGCCCGACCGTTGTTTCCGCGGAGATCAAACTGGAAAACGGCCGCACTTTCAACGTCAAAACCGTTAACCAGGGCGCGAAGAACGTGTACGTAAGGAAGGCCGAGCTGAACGGTAAAGTGTTAAACCGCTTCATCTCCCACGACGACATCATGAACGGCGGAACGCTGGTGTTTCACATGAGCGCAAAACCGGCGAAGTAG
- a CDS encoding GH92 family glycosyl hydrolase, with translation MNTFRWCLVALCAGFHANAQTVTKITDPVEWVNPLMGTDSKGSLSNGNTYPAIATPWGMNFWMPQTNQNGNGWAYQYSADKIRGFKQTHQPSPWINDYGQFSLMPVTGRMKFSQDERASWFSHKAETAKPYYYSVYLADADVTTEIAPTERAAQFRFTFPKTDSAFIVVDAFDRGSYIRIIPSERKIIGYSTRNSGGVPENFKNYFVLVFDKPFALAHTWDGNRLAKDTLELKAGNAGAIIGFATSKGEKVLVKAASSFISHEQAALNLQREVGADSFEATKQKAKQAWNKELGRIVPEGGTSDQVRTFYSCLYRTLLFPRKFYEFDAKNQIVHYSPYNGQVLPGYMFTDNGFWDTFRAVFPFFTLMYPELNGQIMEGLANTYKESGWLPEWASPGHRDCMIGSNSASLIADSYLKGIRGYDIETLYQALLKNSENEGPLSSVGRKGVKYYNSLGYVPYDVDVNENAARTLEYAYDDFTIYKLAVALKRPQEEIERFKKRSQNYRNLFDPETKLMRGKNQDGKFQAPFNPFKWGDAFTEGNSWHYTWSVFHDVEGLARLMGGRPQFAQMLDSVFVMAPVYDESYYGSVIHEIREMQIANMGQYAHGNQPIQHMIYLYNYAGQPWKTQYWVRQVMDRLYHSGADGYCGDEDNGQTSAWYVFSAMGFYPVCPGTDQYVLGAPLFPKMTVTLQNGKKFVIEAPGNSKTNVYTQNVTLNGKPLNANWISHSAIQQGGVMKVSMGASPNKQRGTNESAYPYSFTTTGK, from the coding sequence ATGAATACATTTCGCTGGTGCCTTGTCGCATTATGTGCAGGCTTTCACGCAAACGCTCAGACCGTAACAAAGATCACAGATCCCGTGGAGTGGGTAAACCCCCTCATGGGCACAGATTCGAAAGGCAGCTTGTCTAACGGTAACACCTATCCCGCCATCGCCACCCCCTGGGGCATGAACTTCTGGATGCCGCAAACCAACCAGAACGGAAACGGATGGGCCTATCAATACAGCGCCGACAAAATCCGCGGGTTCAAACAAACCCATCAGCCCTCCCCCTGGATCAACGATTATGGCCAGTTCTCCCTCATGCCCGTCACCGGCCGCATGAAATTCTCGCAAGACGAACGCGCCAGCTGGTTCTCCCACAAAGCGGAAACCGCCAAACCTTACTATTATAGCGTTTATCTCGCAGACGCCGACGTCACCACCGAGATCGCCCCCACCGAAAGGGCCGCGCAATTCCGGTTCACCTTCCCCAAAACCGATAGCGCTTTCATCGTGGTAGACGCCTTCGACCGGGGCAGCTATATCAGGATCATCCCCTCCGAAAGGAAAATTATCGGTTACTCCACCCGCAACAGCGGCGGCGTTCCGGAAAATTTTAAAAATTATTTCGTGCTCGTGTTCGACAAGCCCTTTGCCCTCGCCCACACCTGGGACGGCAACCGCCTGGCCAAAGACACGCTCGAGCTCAAAGCCGGCAACGCCGGCGCTATCATCGGCTTCGCCACCTCGAAAGGGGAAAAAGTACTCGTAAAAGCCGCCTCCTCCTTCATCAGCCACGAACAGGCCGCCCTCAACCTCCAGCGCGAAGTAGGGGCAGACAGCTTCGAGGCCACCAAACAGAAAGCCAAACAGGCATGGAACAAGGAACTGGGCCGCATCGTTCCGGAAGGAGGCACCTCCGACCAGGTGCGCACCTTCTATTCCTGCCTCTACCGCACCCTGCTCTTCCCCCGCAAATTCTACGAATTCGACGCAAAAAACCAGATCGTACATTACAGCCCGTACAACGGCCAGGTACTCCCCGGCTACATGTTCACCGACAACGGGTTCTGGGACACCTTCCGCGCCGTATTCCCCTTCTTCACCCTCATGTACCCGGAACTGAACGGCCAGATCATGGAAGGCCTCGCCAACACCTACAAGGAAAGCGGTTGGCTGCCGGAATGGGCCAGCCCCGGGCATCGCGACTGCATGATCGGCTCCAACTCCGCTTCCCTCATCGCCGACAGCTATCTCAAAGGCATCCGCGGGTACGACATCGAAACGCTGTACCAGGCGCTGCTGAAGAATTCCGAGAACGAAGGGCCCCTCAGCTCCGTAGGCCGCAAAGGCGTGAAATACTATAACAGCCTGGGATACGTGCCCTATGACGTCGATGTCAACGAAAACGCCGCCCGCACGCTCGAATATGCGTACGACGATTTCACCATCTATAAACTCGCCGTGGCACTGAAACGCCCGCAGGAAGAGATCGAACGGTTCAAAAAACGCAGCCAGAACTACCGTAACCTCTTCGATCCGGAAACAAAACTCATGCGCGGAAAGAACCAGGACGGAAAGTTCCAGGCGCCTTTCAACCCCTTCAAATGGGGCGACGCCTTCACCGAAGGCAACAGCTGGCACTACACCTGGTCCGTGTTCCACGACGTGGAAGGCCTCGCGCGCCTCATGGGCGGCCGCCCGCAATTCGCGCAGATGCTCGACTCCGTGTTCGTGATGGCGCCGGTTTACGATGAAAGCTACTACGGCTCCGTGATCCACGAAATCCGCGAAATGCAGATCGCCAACATGGGCCAGTACGCACATGGCAACCAGCCCATCCAGCACATGATCTACCTCTACAACTACGCCGGCCAACCCTGGAAAACCCAGTACTGGGTGCGCCAGGTGATGGACCGCCTATACCATTCCGGCGCCGATGGCTACTGTGGCGATGAAGACAACGGCCAAACATCCGCCTGGTACGTGTTCTCGGCAATGGGCTTCTATCCCGTATGTCCCGGAACAGACCAGTATGTGTTAGGCGCGCCCTTGTTCCCGAAAATGACGGTAACGCTGCAAAACGGTAAGAAATTCGTGATCGAAGCACCGGGCAACAGCAAGACGAACGTGTATACCCAAAACGTTACGCTGAACGGCAAACCGCTCAACGCGAACTGGATCAGCCATTCGGCGATCCAGCAGGGCGGTGTGATGAAAGTATCGATGGGGGCTAGTCCTAATAAACAACGGGGCACAAACGAGTCTGCTTATCCTTATTCGTTCACAACAACTGGAAAATAA
- a CDS encoding RagB/SusD family nutrient uptake outer membrane protein — MQKKHIVLGLTALLCGAASCTNLDEKVYSELVADNYYKNRTEVMTAVLRPFTHANAWASPTGQVGYWRVSELSGDQLAWPQKGIHGFDGGQWIRLHNHTWTVDDDVVWNPWRLMYWGLGFCNSTIGDLQKVDFTKIGMTEADKVSIIAETKVLRAWHYLRLMDLYGNIPIVTEVGVPAQPKVAPRKEVWEFIEKEIRENVEQLQPLGPSMVGRVSKAAGYAMLAELYLNAQKWAGVTKWDECVAVCNKILNGDGGSLKGAAPALETDIMKPFNNVNHNSPENLFQIAYNFTVGKFRFGWNGDLWHYEQRQAYNATERGNNGIVVIPTAFDAFADNDLRKKQWMLIDTLKKHPAVRANVADSVVMATEEYKNKPLVFVKEIRRNSEGETGAGGMTRGEENSGARFSKYLPGAKDDAEYWNNDFVLYRLAEIVLNKAEAIMRKNGGAANAEAVALVNSVRQRAFTATDWPSAAYTTATLTLDELLAERGREFIFEGKRRQDLIRFGKFTTATWWDHAATSAKAELFPIPGRQIRLNPNLEQHEGYK, encoded by the coding sequence ATGCAAAAGAAACATATCGTGCTGGGGCTGACCGCGCTGTTGTGCGGAGCGGCTTCCTGCACCAACCTCGACGAAAAAGTATATTCCGAGCTGGTTGCGGACAATTACTATAAAAACCGCACCGAAGTAATGACCGCCGTACTGCGTCCTTTCACCCATGCCAATGCCTGGGCCTCACCCACGGGGCAGGTAGGGTACTGGCGCGTGAGCGAGCTTTCCGGCGACCAGCTTGCCTGGCCGCAGAAAGGTATCCACGGGTTCGACGGCGGGCAATGGATCCGGCTCCATAATCATACCTGGACGGTAGACGACGATGTGGTCTGGAACCCCTGGCGGCTCATGTATTGGGGGCTCGGGTTTTGCAACAGCACCATCGGCGACCTGCAGAAAGTCGATTTCACCAAGATCGGCATGACGGAGGCAGACAAGGTGTCGATCATCGCGGAAACGAAGGTGCTGCGCGCCTGGCATTACCTCCGCCTCATGGACCTCTACGGGAACATTCCCATCGTAACGGAAGTGGGCGTGCCGGCTCAGCCGAAAGTGGCGCCGCGGAAGGAAGTCTGGGAGTTCATCGAAAAGGAGATCCGGGAGAACGTGGAACAGCTGCAGCCGCTGGGGCCGTCGATGGTAGGAAGAGTGAGCAAGGCCGCAGGATACGCCATGCTGGCGGAATTGTACCTGAACGCGCAGAAATGGGCGGGCGTAACGAAGTGGGACGAATGTGTGGCCGTCTGCAACAAAATCCTCAATGGGGACGGGGGCAGCCTGAAAGGTGCGGCGCCTGCGCTGGAGACCGATATCATGAAACCTTTCAATAATGTCAATCACAATTCACCCGAAAACCTATTCCAGATTGCCTATAACTTTACAGTAGGCAAATTCCGTTTCGGTTGGAATGGCGACCTCTGGCATTACGAGCAGCGGCAGGCGTATAACGCCACCGAGCGGGGGAATAACGGCATCGTGGTGATCCCTACGGCGTTTGACGCGTTTGCCGATAACGACCTCCGGAAAAAGCAGTGGATGTTGATCGACACGCTGAAGAAACACCCGGCTGTGCGAGCCAATGTAGCGGATTCGGTGGTGATGGCGACGGAAGAGTATAAGAACAAGCCGCTGGTGTTCGTGAAGGAGATCCGCCGCAATTCGGAAGGCGAAACCGGCGCTGGTGGCATGACGAGAGGGGAGGAGAACAGCGGTGCGCGCTTCTCGAAGTACCTGCCCGGCGCCAAGGATGACGCCGAATATTGGAATAACGATTTCGTGCTGTACCGCCTGGCGGAGATCGTTTTGAACAAGGCCGAAGCCATCATGCGGAAGAACGGCGGGGCCGCAAATGCGGAGGCTGTGGCGCTGGTAAATTCGGTGCGTCAAAGAGCGTTTACGGCAACTGATTGGCCTTCAGCGGCTTATACAACCGCGACATTAACTTTGGACGAACTTTTGGCAGAACGCGGAAGGGAATTTATTTTTGAAGGGAAAAGACGCCAAGATTTGATTAGGTTTGGTAAATTTACGACCGCAACATGGTGGGACCATGCTGCGACGAGCGCCAAAGCCGAATTATTTCCGATACCGGGCCGCCAGATCAGGCTAAACCCCAATCTGGAACAACATGAAGGCTACAAATAG